The uncultured Fusobacterium sp. DNA segment GCGTCTCAAAAGTAGTAGTCGTTTATACTCCTCTACTTTTGGAAATTATAGTTTATTTGGAAATTATAGTTTAGTTAATTAAATTGGAGAAAATTTCAATAAAAAAGCTCTCTATACTTTAAATATAGAAAGCTTTTTCAGTAAATTTTATATAAAAAATAATTTTTTAAAGAAATATAAAAATATAGTAATAGCTAAAAGATCAGCACTGCCACCAGGGCTGATTTTTTCTTTTATATAGGCATTTTCCATATCTCTAGCTATTTTAATACCATCTTCTTTATAGATTCCACCATTTTCAAAGAAAGCCTCAGCTTCCCTCTTAATTCTATGGAGCATATGTATATCATGTCTGTGTACTATTGTACTATCCATAACTTTTCCCATTAAGAAAATTAGAGTTTGTACAAAAGCAAGATTAAAATCTGAACTTTTAGTTAAAGAATTTTCTAAAATTTTTAGAGAGCCATTAAATACAACATCTAATCCAGCTTTTACCTCTCCTCTAACTCCAGTAAACCCATAATTAACGTAGAGTCTTTCTCCATGAGTCAGCTCTTTTTTGTCCTTTACATTTTCAAAATCTTTTAATATGTCCTTACACATATCTTTTATTAAAGGTTGAATATTATCAAAATTTTTATTTTCATATAAAACTCTTGTAGCAGTAACAACAACTATTCCCAATAAAAATATCATACCTTTGTGAGTATTTACATTTTCAGTAGCTTTAAACATATTTATTTCCATTTCTATTCCAATTTTCCTGCTTTGTAGAAAAGCTTTTTCTAATGGAAGATATGAATAAGCAATCTCTGCCATTTTTTCAAATCCCTCTTTAATAGCAAAGGAACTTTTTAAAAATGTAAAAAAGTCCATATCATCATGTGACCCTTGAGTTAGTGGTGAAACTAAACCAAAAGATGGAGCAGTTGCAACCTCATAAATCATAGAATTTAAAGCTAAATCTCCAATTTTTTTAACTATTTCATTTTTTTTAGTTAAATAATCATTGTAAGCTATATATTTTTCAAGGATTACATTTTTTATCTCTTGATGAGAGTGTTTCATGCTACGTCCACAAACAAAAGCTAAATTGTCACAGATCATACACTTTCTTTTAGGATAACCAAACATACTTCTTGAAAGAGATATTCCATCAGTTGAATAAACATCAATATCTAAACATCTTCCAAGTATATGATTTTCTTCAAAGGTAACAGTGATCTCTTTTATAGTTTCAGCTTTTTCTTTTATAATAAAAAGATATATTTTTCCTTCAAGATTTTCTAATACTTTTTCATAGAGAATTTTCTCTCTAAAATAATCTTTCATCTCATTTGCTGCAATATCAGCTATTTTAGTAGCTAAAGGTTCTAGTTTATTCTCACCAGGATAATTAGTTCTTACAGCAATAAGTGGATAATTAAATTTGTTTAATAAATTTTTTTGCAGTTCAACACGTTCTTCTCTAAGTTCTAAAAATTTATTTAAATCAAACATTTTATTAGTGAGGTAAGTTACTATTTTTTAACTTTTCCTCAATCTCCTTTCCTTTAGCACTAACAAGGAAATTAAAAGTTGTTTCAGGAACTAAAGATCTTAACTCTTCAATCTCTCCATTTTTAATTTTTTCCCTTACAATAGAAGCACTTATAGCGATTTCTCCTATCTCTTTTCTAGGGACTAAAACAACTTCCATTCCATATTGTGGTAAAATTTCCATTAAAGTTTCATTGTATTTTTTAGTAACTTTACAATAAGGTTCTTCCCCAATATATCTTTTATTAATGTTAAGTTTTTTACCAAACTGTTTTCCAGCTATTGTAGCATCAAGTTTTGTATACTCTATTAATGAATCATCCTCTTTACGAAGAAAGTAGTTAGGAAATGTAGCTGACGATATCATATATTCACTACCTGCTAAAACTTTTACATTATTTAGATGAGCAGTTCCTTCTTTTACTAATTCATATCTAATATTAAAAGGAAATACAGATTTATCTTCTTCAACAACAAAGATTAAAACTTCTTCATTCTCTTTAGCAGCTTTTTCTATAAGGTATTGATGCCCATAAGTGAAAGGGTTACAGTTCATAACTATCATAGCTTTTTGTTTATCCATATCAATAGATTTTTTTATCTTATCTATTGTTTTATCTATACTATTTGTTCCCATTTCCATAAGGATAACTTTATCAGTTTGAGCAACCTCTTTATAACCGATTCCTTTAAATATCTCTTGATTTTTAGTTTTAGTAAAAACTATACTATGAAAATATCCTTGATCAAACATCTTATTTGTAACATTTGTTAAGATAGAACCAGAGATTCCCTCACCTTGATGAGCTGGATCAATAGCAAAACATTTTATAATATTTTTACCCTTTGAAGCAGTGGCAATAATCTTATCATTTTCTCTAATAACAACTGTGTAATCAATATTAGGATCATATTTTAGTTCAAACTTAGCTAAAAATTCAGTTACTTCCTTAACCTCAAAAGGATTAGAAAGATTAACTTTTTCAATATTCATTTTATTCTCCTTCTACAGATAATTTTTCTTTTGTATTTAAAAGTCTTCCAGAAATATCACTTAAAAATGAAGAAAAAACATTTTTAGATTGAGTAGCAATATCATCTCTATTTACAACAAAAAGAGAATAAACCTTTTTATCATTTTCCCATGCACCTTTTTGAGTAGCTGTTTTTAAAACTAGTTCAGAAGCATATTCGTTTAAATCATTTACTACAGGAGTAGTAAGCCCTCTTGAGTAACTATCCATTTCTAAAAGGAAAGAGTTAAAATAAATTTCTACTTCTTTTTTTATTTTTGATTTTAAAAGATCTTTAGCATCTTTATTTGCTTTAGATTGAGCTATAATAGCACCACTAGTACTTATTTTATGTGATCCAAGTGCAAATATCTCTTGTTCTGGATTTACTCTAGTTAAAATTTGTTCTTGTAATTCTAAAGGAATTTCAGGTGATTTTTTAGGTAAAGCACTTGAAATATTTGACATAGTTTCATCAAGACTTGAGCAACTAGTTAAAAGTAGCATAATAAAAGCTAATATAAAAAGATATGTTTTTTTCATAAAAACCTCCCAAAGAAAAATAAATTTTCTTAAAATATTTTTTGTAATTTTTAATTCTTAAATTTCTCTTAACCTATTATTTTTAAGTCATTAGAACCGATTGTTTCAATTTCTATTCTATAATATATAGAAGTGAAAAGCAAATATTTATTGAAATAATTCAAAAAATCTTATAAAATTAGTTATTAAGGAAAAGTAAACAAGGAGGCTGAAATGGGTTTTTTTTCTTTGAATAAAAAAAATTTCTCTTTAAATAAAAGTAGAAAGAAATATGTAACATTAACAATAGAAAGTAATGAAGATGAAGTAAAACAAAATACTGAGCAACAAATAGATCATAAACCTACAGGACTATGGGTGAAATGTCCAAAGTGTCAAGAAATATTGTATAAAGTAGATATAGAAAATAATTTGAAAAAATGTAGTCATTGTGATTACTATTTTGAAATGACAGCAAGAGAGAGAATAGCACTTCTAATAGATGAGGGAACATTTGTAGAGGAAGATGCAGAGTTAGAATCAGTAAACCCTCTTAATTTTCCAGGATATACTGAAAAAAATAAAAAATCTAGAAATGAATGTGATATGAGAGAAGGAGTAATTTCTGGAACTGGAAATTTAAAAGGTATAAGAGTAAGTATAGCTGCTATGGATTTTAAATTTATGGGTGGAAGTATGGGATCTGTAGTAGGAGAAAAGATAACTAGAGCTTTAGAAAGAGGGCTAGAAGAGAGAATACCAGTTATTGTGATAGCAACTTCTGGAGGAGCTAGAATGCATGAGGGAATTTTATCACTTATGCAAATGGCTAAAACTTCAGCAGCAGCAGAAAAATTAAGACAAGCTGGAGTTCCATTTATAGCAGTACCTGTTAATCCAACAACTGGAGGGGTAACAGCATCTTTTGCAATGCTTGGAGATATTATAGTAAGTGAACCTAAAGCAACAATAGGATTTGCAGGGAAAAGAGTAATTGAACAAACAATAAAGCAAAAACTTCCTGAAGAGTTTCAAACAAGTGAGTTTCTGCAAAAAAGTGGAATGGTAGATGTAATTACAAAAAGGGAAGAAATGAAAGATACACTGTATACTATTCTAAGTAATCTTGTATAGGAGGGTAGAGATGAACTTTGAATTTGAAAAGGAAATAGTAGAATTAGAAAATAAAATAGTAGAGATGAAAAAGTTTTCAGAGGAAAAAGGAATAGACCTATCTGGAGAAATCTCTAAATTTGTAGCAGAGAGAGATGAAAAATTAAAAGAGATATATAAAAATTTAAGTTCTTGGGATAAAGTTTTTGTTTCAAGACATCCAGAAAGACCATATACTTTAGACTATATTGAAAATATAGCAACTGATTTTATAGAGTTGCATGGAGATAGACTGTTTAAAGATGATCCAGCAATAGTTGGAGGATTTTGTAAAATAGATGGGAAAAAAGTTTTAATTGTAGGTCATCAAAAGGGAAGAACAACTGAGGAAAAAATATATAGAAACTTTGGAATGGCAAATCCTGAAGGATATAGAAAAGCTCTTAGACTTTTTAAAATGGCAGAAAGATTTTCTATTCCAATAGTAACTTTTATAGATACTCCAGGAGCTTATCCAGGTTTAGAAGCTGAAGAGCATGGACAAGGAGAAGCAATAGCTAGAAATTTAATGGAAATGAGTGGTTTAAAAGTACCTATTATCTCTTTTGTTATTGGAGAAGGAGGAAGTGGAGGAGCTTTAGGACTAGGAGTTTCAGATAAAATATATATGTTAGAAAACTCTGTGTATTCTGTCATCTCTCCAGAAGGTTGTGCAGCAATACTTTATAAAGATGCTTCAAGAGCTGAAGAAGCAGCAGAAAATTTGAAGATAACAGCTCAAAGTTTGTATAAATTAGGTGTAATTGATGGAATTGTGGAAGAACCAGCAGGAGGAGCTCATAGAGATCATAAATGTATAGCTCTTAACCTAAAAAATATCATTTTATCATCATTTTCAGAATTAGAAAAAATTTCAGTAGAAGAAC contains these protein-coding regions:
- a CDS encoding acetyl-CoA carboxylase carboxyltransferase subunit alpha, which codes for MNFEFEKEIVELENKIVEMKKFSEEKGIDLSGEISKFVAERDEKLKEIYKNLSSWDKVFVSRHPERPYTLDYIENIATDFIELHGDRLFKDDPAIVGGFCKIDGKKVLIVGHQKGRTTEEKIYRNFGMANPEGYRKALRLFKMAERFSIPIVTFIDTPGAYPGLEAEEHGQGEAIARNLMEMSGLKVPIISFVIGEGGSGGALGLGVSDKIYMLENSVYSVISPEGCAAILYKDASRAEEAAENLKITAQSLYKLGVIDGIVEEPAGGAHRDHKCIALNLKNIILSSFSELEKISVEELVENRYNKFRKMGSFIGTDI
- the citC gene encoding [citrate (pro-3S)-lyase] ligase, whose amino-acid sequence is MNIEKVNLSNPFEVKEVTEFLAKFELKYDPNIDYTVVIRENDKIIATASKGKNIIKCFAIDPAHQGEGISGSILTNVTNKMFDQGYFHSIVFTKTKNQEIFKGIGYKEVAQTDKVILMEMGTNSIDKTIDKIKKSIDMDKQKAMIVMNCNPFTYGHQYLIEKAAKENEEVLIFVVEEDKSVFPFNIRYELVKEGTAHLNNVKVLAGSEYMISSATFPNYFLRKEDDSLIEYTKLDATIAGKQFGKKLNINKRYIGEEPYCKVTKKYNETLMEILPQYGMEVVLVPRKEIGEIAISASIVREKIKNGEIEELRSLVPETTFNFLVSAKGKEIEEKLKNSNLPH
- the accD gene encoding acetyl-CoA carboxylase, carboxyltransferase subunit beta translates to MGFFSLNKKNFSLNKSRKKYVTLTIESNEDEVKQNTEQQIDHKPTGLWVKCPKCQEILYKVDIENNLKKCSHCDYYFEMTARERIALLIDEGTFVEEDAELESVNPLNFPGYTEKNKKSRNECDMREGVISGTGNLKGIRVSIAAMDFKFMGGSMGSVVGEKITRALERGLEERIPVIVIATSGGARMHEGILSLMQMAKTSAAAEKLRQAGVPFIAVPVNPTTGGVTASFAMLGDIIVSEPKATIGFAGKRVIEQTIKQKLPEEFQTSEFLQKSGMVDVITKREEMKDTLYTILSNLV
- the citG gene encoding triphosphoribosyl-dephospho-CoA synthase CitG, encoding MFDLNKFLELREERVELQKNLLNKFNYPLIAVRTNYPGENKLEPLATKIADIAANEMKDYFREKILYEKVLENLEGKIYLFIIKEKAETIKEITVTFEENHILGRCLDIDVYSTDGISLSRSMFGYPKRKCMICDNLAFVCGRSMKHSHQEIKNVILEKYIAYNDYLTKKNEIVKKIGDLALNSMIYEVATAPSFGLVSPLTQGSHDDMDFFTFLKSSFAIKEGFEKMAEIAYSYLPLEKAFLQSRKIGIEMEINMFKATENVNTHKGMIFLLGIVVVTATRVLYENKNFDNIQPLIKDMCKDILKDFENVKDKKELTHGERLYVNYGFTGVRGEVKAGLDVVFNGSLKILENSLTKSSDFNLAFVQTLIFLMGKVMDSTIVHRHDIHMLHRIKREAEAFFENGGIYKEDGIKIARDMENAYIKEKISPGGSADLLAITIFLYFFKKLFFI